The following are encoded together in the Macrobrachium rosenbergii isolate ZJJX-2024 chromosome 21, ASM4041242v1, whole genome shotgun sequence genome:
- the LOC136849620 gene encoding adult-specific cuticular protein ACP-20-like has translation MFAKVFVILAVSTIIQANPGGYGHGHGGHGHGGHGKGGKHGYGEPLPYYYGYHVSGDYKGPHFHHDEKSDGKAVYGSYTVALPDGRKQHVKYSADHYKGFVAHVSYKGKAQHPSYYGPAVVFDHHKGGYH, from the exons gtCTTCGTAATCCTAGCTGTCTCCACCATCATCCAGGCCAACCCAGGCGGTTACGGACATGGTCACGGGGGGCATGGTCACGGGGGACATGGAAAAGGAGGAAAGCATGGATATGGG GAACCTCTGCCATACTACTACGGGTACCACGTCAGCGGTGACTACAAGGGGCCCCACTTCCACCACGACGAGAAATCCGATGGAAAGGCTGTTTATGGATCATACACAGTTGCTCTCCCCGATGGTCGGAAGCAACAT GTAAAATACTCTGCTGATCACTACAAAGGCTTCGTCGCCCACGTCAGCTACAAGGGGAAGGCTCAACATCCATCCTACTACGGACCTGCCGTCGTTTTCGATCATCACAAGGGAGGCTACCACTAA